The genomic stretch GCGACTGTGGGGCGGTTTCTTCCTTGTTTGGCTGTGAGTGTGTTTTCACCATTTGTCATCTGTCCTGGGTCTCCCGTCGGGTCCTGACAGAGGCGGCGGCCTGGCGGCGATGGGCAGACACATCCCAGCCCGTGCGGCAGGAGGAGCAGGCGCCTGCAATCCCTCCTGAGCCACCCCCACGTCCTCTCGGAGACCACGCATCTTCACCCGAGCCCTGCGCAGCTCAGCCCCCCGGTTCCTGGCGCTGGGCAGGCATCCCCCTCGGGCAGGAAAGTGCAGACTCGCTGTCTTGCCCAGAGTCTCGGGCACTGTGGGTGCCAGCAGGCCGGGTCACGTGGGAGACACTGTTCCTGGTCTGATTTTAGTCAAAACACCAAACACAAAGGCTTACCGGCAGTGGCCCGAGGTTCGGACCAGCGTTGCCGCGGTCTGCTGCCCATACATGCGCCCCACCCATCTGTGGCCCAGTCCCCGGGGTTCCGCCTGCTTGCCCGGAGCTCCTTCTGCCCCAGATGGTCGGGAGGGGCTGGCAGTGGGTCTTTGGGGGCCCCCATCCCGGGGGATGGGtgcagagcagaggaagaagcccCCACCCAGGGGGTGTCTGTCCAGATGTGTGCGCCCACTGGCCAGCGTCTGGACACACACCGCTCAGTCTCACATACTGCTCCGGGCTCCATCTTCTGAGCCTTCCAGATGCACCACGGTGGCTCACAGGGACAGCCCCTGCCCCATCTCGTCTCATCAGTCCTGCTGCTGTGCCCCGCTGGAATGCGCCAGGAGTCAGCCTGAGGCCTGCCGGCGGCTTTACCCGCAGAGTGGGTCCCTGGCTGTGCGAGGTCGCAGCTTTGAGTTCGATGGGAACACGTGCTGTCCGGAAGACTCTTCCCCAACCTGTCTGCGTGCCCTTGTGCTCCCTCCCCAGGGCGGTGTGGCCTCAGACGCTGTCTCTGATGTGTCATTTCTTCATCGGGGTGACGTGGAGCAGCTTCTCTCAGAAACATCCACTTGCGTTTTCTCCTGCCGAGCAGACCCTGTGCCTGGGCCATCCATCTCTCAGCATCTGCCTGCGTCCCGGCGCTCCAAGTGTCCTGCTGAGTCCTTCCTGCAccgtttatttaaataatttttttctgatttgtccCTTGTTTTCGGTTGCAGGTCCCTTGTTTCTGTGCAGACATTGCTTATATGGTAGCTGTTCGTTTTTCTCGTGGCCTCGGGCAGGCCCTTGCTTTGTTTCCCGTTCCTTGTCCACAGGCGCCGTTTACAGGGGCTGTGTTCAGCGGTGTCGTTTCCCCTTGAAGGAGCCGGAAGCGAGTGTGGATGGGGAGGGAGTTGCTGGGGCCCACACAGCAGGACAGCCGCGGCGCTCAGCATGGGCCCCGTGTCCCCAGTGGTGCCCGCGGTCGGACCCCATCTGACCCAGAGTGTGGGAGTGCACTGGGGATACCCTGGCTTTGCGTAGACGCTTGCAGCGTGCCCTAGAGAGCCCACCAGACAGGCACGAGCCGTGGGGATTGTGCTTGGGGGCCGCCACACAAGGGGACATGCGGAGAGCCCCCACACACAGGCTTCCTGGCCCCTCCCAGGTCCCGTGCTGAGCCTCCATGGGGTGTTGGCTGCAAGGCGGGTCCCAGGACATGGGCTGTGTGGTGGGATGCATCTGACATTCTGCCACCGCTGAGCCCGCGTGCCAGCTCCAGGCGGTCGTgctctgtgggatgggagaggtAGCCACAGCACCCCTGCCCTCCCGGTCTGTGCCCCCCGCCCAACACACTGCCCTCCTGCTCCACACGGGACGGCTTCCACACAGTCCGCCCAGAGGACACTGCCATCGGCTTTGGGTCAAGAGTTTTTTCTGTTTAGAAAGATTGTCTCATGATGAATTTGCGGTATTtttactggatttttaaaaatactttatttatttgacagaggtcacaagcagcagagaggcaggcagagagagaggaggaagcaggctccctgctgagcagagagccccaatgcagggctcgatcccaggactgaccctgagaacatgacctgagccgaaggcagaggctcaacccactgagccacccaggcgccctttactggatttatttttaaggctCTTAAAAATGGGCCAGTAAAATTGTTCTCCAAAACCTCCTGCTGCCTGTTTGCAGCACGGCCCGATGCTCCGGCAGATTTCCGGAACAGTCCGGAGCTGCTGGGAGGGCCCCTGACGGAGCAGCACGGAGCCGGCGGGCGGTGGGAAGGACCCGGAACACGGGCGCTCCAGCAGGCGCTTTCCAGCAGCACTGGGGGGTTGGCGTGAGCGACCCGTTCACCTTGGTGCACTCTCCCCGTGCCCCTGCACAGACACAGGCAGACCTGCTCTTGGCTGCCCAGCCCCTCCTGCGCCGTCCTCACACCCCAGGGGGCGCGTCACCCGCCAGCCTCCTCCCTGGCTGGGGTGACCGTTGCCTTGGAGCGATTTTGTATCTGACCGTGAACCTGTCCCGTGgcgtcttcttttttatttttttttttaagattttatttatttgtcagagacagggagagagagcgagcacaagcagacagagaggcaggcagaggcagagggagaagcaggctccctgccaaacaaggatcccgatgtgggactcgatcccaggatgctgggatcatgacctgagccgaaggcagccgcttaacccactgagccacccaggcgtccctggtggtgtctttttttttttttttttacccttatgaaatagaaatttatgAGAATTCAGAGAGGTAGATGTTAAggactgacaaaagtaaaaatttatataGTATGGCACATGTTACAGGGATAAGCTTTTTGTACAGGCTTCAAATTTAGTTCTCCTTTGAATAGTCACTGGTTCATGAAAAGTGGTCTAGAAAACCATCCCAAAGATTCATTTTACTACAAAAAGGAACAGACTTTCTGTGGTCTGAATGGGTTCGTACTTGAAGACACACCAGTTAGCAGGGGGTCGTGTTGGGCATTCTGCAGACAGAATTGTTTCAGATCTGCAGCTGCCTGGGAAACCTTCACGCGGTTGAGCCCGGCTTCCAGCCGGAGCTGTTGAACCACTTTCTTCATAGCGGCAACGCTGGAGGAACCAGACATGGCGCTCTCAGGAGTGGGGCAGATTTTCGTGCGTGCGTGGATCTGTCCGTTTGTGGGTCCGCGAGGCCAGAAGGTGGGGCAGCGCGGCAGGGTGACCGGTGGTGTCTTCTTAATGAACGTTGCGGCACAGCTGTCGACGTGCATGAGAGCGAGGGCCACCCAGCACAGCGCTCTGCGGTGGGCCTGACCCAGCGTGGCCCACGCGTCGCGATGTGGGGGCTGGAGTGGGCCGCAGCCTGCAGATCACCTTCCCTTCTGCCCGTCCCCCACCGGCGGCATCTTCAGTCCTGTGGGCTCGAGCCCAGTGCCGCAGGACCTCCTGCAAGGCACCCCGAGCGCCCCAGTGGTTCCCGGCCCAGGGGACGGGCAGCCGTGCGAGCCCATGGATCCCAGGAGCGGCAGTGCTTCTTGGGCTTTTCCAAGGGTCAGGATCCAAGCTCTGGCCCAGGCTTTCGGGGGGCGCGGCACAGCACAGCCCGCAGGCGGGAGTGGACAAAACCCGTGGGGACAGGCCAGCCCCCCCCAGGACATTGGGCGCTGCTGTCCAAAGAAGGTGGGAAGGACGCAGGCTTCCAAGAACCAGCGGTTCACCCCGTCATCCAAGAAACCAGAAGGTCTCCACAAGCTGCTCAGCCTTCACAGGACGTGCAGGGCAGACGGCCGACACCGTCTCTCTGTCTTAAGCAGTACGTGAGGTTGGCGTCAGGTGGGCTGAGCAGAGAAGGCGAGCGAGGGGGCGTCTCTTGAGGCGCTGACACAGGGATGGCAACCTGCTAGAGGTAACGCGGTCCGCAGGGGTCTGGGGGCACTGCGGGCTTCTGGGCTGctggtgcaaaggtcctgaggtagtaATGTGCCTgagtgacagggagaagcagaagggcgGGGGATCCAGCCAGTttaggggagagggtggggatgaGTAGCCTGGCCAGGACCCGCAGACCAGACGAGGAGCTGCGATCTGTCTCCTGAGTGCAAGGGGACGCCCCTGACAGGTGAGGCAGAGGGCCCCATCCCTGCTCACGTACGGAAGGCGGCCTTGACTGCGACTAAGCAGGGCAAGGTGTGTGCAGGGGCAGGTAGGAGGTGTGACAGTGTCCAGGCCACCGTCCCAAACCGCAGGACCCCACTGTCTCAGCTCTGGGGTTTGAGGTCCTCATGCGGGCTACACGGTGGCTCCCACTGGATGCTCTGGGGGAGatgcccccttggttgctccctccGCTCCCCCTTCTCAGGACATAGTCCTGGACTCGGGactcccctaccccaccccccgcGCCGGGGAAGCCGGACGGTCCCCTCTTGGGATCCTTAAGTGTGCTTCCATCTGCAGCGCCCTTTTCCCAGATCAGCTCACGTTCTCAGGTTGGGGCGGACGTAAATCTGGGGGAACACCGTTTGCCACACTTCAGGGGCTCTAAAGGAAACCCCGAGACCCCAGAGTAGTTGCTGTCGCTCCCAGGAGCACTGGGCTGAGCAGGGTGTGGGGAGAGAGTCGCCCCGCGCTGCCGTGCTCCTCCAGGCGCCAGTTAGGAAGCGCCTGTCGCGTGGGCCTTGTCTCCCGGCCCCTAGACGACACCCCCAGACGCGTCTCCCTGGTCCCCAGATGACACCCCCCGAGCCCATCTCCCCACCAGCACGGTGTTCACTGGACGCTCGTCCTGTTGCGTGCCCTCAGTGGAACAGCGGTTATCTGTGTCGCCCACAAGCTGGAAACCAAAGGCGCACCCTAAAGCAGCGCGTCCTGGCTGGCCGCAGCACTCTTGCTTCTGGAAGTCGTTCGACATCCCCGCGCCACTCAGACCTGACAGCCCACAGAAACTtggcttgggcgcctgggtggctcagtgggttaagccgctgccttcggctcaggtcatgatctcagggtcctgggatcgagtcccgcatcgggctctctgctcagcagggagcctgcttcctcctctctctctctgcctgcctctctgcctacttgtgatctctctctgtcaaataaataaataaaatctttaaaaaaaaaaaaaagaaacttggctTTTTGCAGCTCGCCAAGGTGCAGCTCATGCAGCGGGGTCCTGAGTGCAGGAGTCACGGGATAGGGACATGGCAGCTCTGGGGCCTGGAGCCACCCTGACAACTCCTTCCCTGGGGGTGAGCGCACCTGCATGGCATCAGCGTCCGTCCCCCGCTGTTGGattccagaacattccacctcccccagaagagcagtcgctccccacccatcccccaacgTCTGGTGACCCGTCTGTCGGCTGTGGACATGTCACATTGGCCCAACCCACGGTGGGTGCACCCCCTCCCGGGGGGCCATCCACAGGCCGGTGCTGCTTGCGCTCTGCGGGCCTGAACGACCAGCAGAGACCCTCCCACTCTGTAGCTCCACGGTTCTTTTTAAATTGGGGGACGCTCGGTTCCCCCCAGCGGACGGTGGCTGCAAGGACCCACCCAATGGGGTCCAGGCCGTGGGGAGGAGAGGTCGGCCTGATGCAAAGAGGGACTGTGGAGCTCCTGGGGGACACGACCTGGGCACGGGGACCAGCCCCGGGGCAGAGGTGTGGCAGGGCGTGAGGAGCCGGCTGT from Neovison vison isolate M4711 chromosome 3, ASM_NN_V1, whole genome shotgun sequence encodes the following:
- the LOC122901985 gene encoding guanine nucleotide-binding protein G(I)/G(S)/G(O) subunit gamma-5; this translates as MSGSSSVAAMKKVVQQLRLEAGLNRVKVSQAAADLKQFCLQNAQHDPLLTGVSSSTNPFRPQKVCSFL